The Pyramidobacter piscolens W5455 genomic interval CGCGAAGCTGGTCCGGGGCGTCGACCTGCTGGCCAAAGTCGTCCGCCTCGACAGCGAGATCAGGCGCGCCGACGTGATCTTCACCGGCGAAGGGCGCATCGACAGCCAGACGGCGCAGGGCAAGGTGATCTCCGGACTGGCGGCGCGCGCCCGCGCCGCCGGCGTACCGCTGATCGCGCTGGTAGGCTGCGTGCGCGGGCACGTGGGGCCGCTGATGAGCATGGGGCTGACGGCGGTCTTCCCGATCACGTCCGGCCCCTGCACCACGTCGCAGTCGTTCCAGCGTTCACGCGAGGATCTGGAACGCACGGCCTCGCAGGTGATCCGCGTCGTCCGCGGCGCGCTGCGCCGCCAGTCGAACCGCCGCCGCGATCAAGCCGAACATCGGCGAGCCTGACTTTCCGCCGCCGGAAAACATCTGCGCCGCCGTCGCGGTTGTGGAAGCGCGTTTTGCAAAGTACGCTGCCATGTCCGGCATCGTTGAGCTGAAACGCGCCATCTGTGATAAACTTGAACGCGACAACGGCGTGCGATACACGCCGTCCGAGATTTGCGTCAGCACCGGTGCCAAGCAGGCGCTGCAGAACGTGCTCTTGGCGCTCTGCAATCCCGGGGACGAGGTGATCCTGCCACACTCGGCTGAGTCAGTTACAGCAAGATGATCAAGCTGGCCGGCGCGACGCCGGTCTTTTTGCCCTGCCGTCCCGAAACCGCATTTGCCCTCGAACCCGAAGCCGTGCGCAAGGCCCTGACGCCGCGCACCAAAGCCGTGCTCATCTGCACGCCGCAAAATCCCACCGGCGCCGTTTACGCGGAAGATTCCCTGCGCAATCTAGCGGCGCTGGCGTGCGAGCGAGACTTTTACCTGATCGCCGACGAAATTTATGAAAAGCTGATTTACGACGGCGCGCGGCATTTCTCCGTGGCTTCCGTCTCGGAAGAAGTCCGCCGCCGCACCGTTACGGTCAACGGTTTCTCCAAGGCCTTCGCCATGCCCGGCTGGCGTCTCGGTTACATGGCCGCCGCCGGCGACGTGGCTAAAGCCGTCGCCGACATCCAGGGGCACATGACCTCGGCCCCCAAAAGTATCGCCCAGAAAGCCGCCCTCGCCGGTCTGACCGGCCCGCAGGACGCGGTCGAAGCGATGCGCGCCGAATACCAGCGCCGCCGCGACTTCGCTTGTGAAGCGCTGCGCGCCATGCCCGGCGTGGAGCTGGTCAAACCGCGCGGAGCCTTTTATCTGTTCCCGCGGGTGACGGCGCTGTACGGCGCGCGCCGCGGGAAATACCGCGTCGATTCTTCGCGGGATCTGGCCGACTATCTGCTCGAAGAAGCGAAAATCGCCGTCGTCTTCGGCGAAGCGTTCTTCGCCCCCGGCTATCTGCGCCTGTCCTACGCCACGTCCATGGATCTGCTCAAAGAAGCCCTGCGCCGCATGGCCGACGCGCTGGCGCGGCTACGCCGGTAAAACAAAGGCCGCCACGGAGACACGGGGAAAAGCAAAAGCTTTATTTGAATACTGTTTCTTGACTGAAATATTGAACAAGGCGCGTCCGAAGAAAAACTACAAAGCGAGTGGCCAGACCGTGCAGCGGTCGGGCATGTTCGAGCGACGGGATTCCAGGGAGCGTTCCGCGCACTTTATTAATGCGTTTTATCAAGAATAAACATTAGAGCCAGACAAAACTCATCAAAGGATAGCCAAGAGGCCGCCTCAAAGGTTGATTGAGGCGGCCTCTTCAGTAACGTACACGTCGTTGGCATCGCCATTTTTTCCGCACTGGAGTTTTTCCAAATGGCGTTTGCATAACACATCAAATTTTCGTTGATTCTAAAACTTATCACACCTGTCCATATAGCGGAGCAACCTTCGAAAACCAGCGCCGCTGTCTCATTACCTCATTAAAACGATCTCTCAATCTCCGATCATGAAACATTACGTACAGAGGTCTTAAATAAGTCAGAGCATCTGCAATCCTGTACCTTGCGACCTGTTTCCGCAAATAGTTTCGAACGCCTTGGTCGCAGACAATACAATCGACCATTCCGGCATCGAGGGCGTCCAGCAGTTCCTGAGAGCTTGCGAAATACCTTTTACACTCCGGGGCAAGCTCGTCGATCGCGTTTCCGTTGGCGAAACCATCGATCACTCCCACGCTGTAACGCTCCAGTTTAGAATACGCAGAAATCCCCGCCAGTTCTTCCTGTAAGGTAACAACTTCTGTAACGGCATCCCGGAGTTTATCGGAAAGAAAGAACTTTTTCAGCCTTTCCGGCGTATCCTGGATCTGAAAAATAACGTCGTAGACGCCATTCTCAAAATCGGCGCTGATCACGGCCCAGTCTGCAATCGTGACATCCAATTCATAGCCGCTCTCACAAAGGATCGAGGCGACTTTTTCATAATCGCTGCCAGTTATATTTCCTTGCTTGTCAAAATACTGATACGGAGGGAACAGATCTGCGCAAACCTTTAATTTCATAACAGGATCCTTACCCTTCTGAGCGTTATTTTCCGAGTTTTGCCGCAAGCTTCGCCAATGCAGGTTCGATATATCTGCCGTTTTCTTCAATCAGCAGATCATCCATATAGATCGTACAATCTTTGCAGATCCCGTCGATATGGCTCACCGCGTTTCTCGGAGCGCCGCCCGAATAACAGGATCCCTGGTGACCAAAGCCCCACTGCGTACTTCCCCATATCCTCTCATCAACGGTCGTCGCGCCGCCGAGTACTGCGTTCGGGTTTACGCCATAGCACACATGAGCAGCTATATACATGTTCGGATCATTCAGTTTCCTGTAATACTCGCGAAGAACATCAGCTTGCCAGCCGCCTGCGATTTCCTGAATACGACCATCCTTTACGACATACTTGACCGGTTCTTCTAATAGCCCAAGTTCGGCGTCTCCGCCGCCGGAAATCGTTCCGTCAAAGGCGATAACTCCCTGGATCGTATCCTCCTTGGGAGCCCATCCGATCTGCCCAATCAGAAAGTGCCCTCCGGGAGAGCTGTAATCGCATTCATTTGCGACCGGACGCCGGGGATCGATATCAAACGCGATATCCGTTCCGGCAGCATTGGTGATCCGCATATGCTTGGCGTTCTTCGTCATTCCCGCCAGTTTATTTTGAAATGCCTGCTGCGCAGGTATATCGATTTCTCCAATGCACTTAACAAGCTCTTCGACACTGAGCCCCCCAAGCATGACCTGCCGCGTGCGTCCGTTTGTTACCGCCTTATCCCAAATGGGAGAATAGAGCAGCCATTGGTTGTTCATTTCAACCCAGACGTCTGTTTTGTCAACACATGCGATCAACGGCTCCGGCAGATAAGGCATGGTAAGCGCCCCGTATCCTTTAGGCGTAGAATGATACGCCACCATAACCTTAGCGCCCAGCATTTCAGCCGCTTTTGCCATCTCTTCGACAGGACGAAAATCCGCAACAGAATCCACCGTAATTAAAACGCTTTCTCCCTCTTTGACCTTGATCAATTCATTCATCAGCTTATAACTTGCGTTTGCGAGTTCCAAGTCCATAATTCCAGGCATTCTGCATTCCTCCTTTTTTCTTGCTCACTGCAAAATATTATTTTTCGAATTCTTTTCCAACGATGCCGATCCTTTTCTCCGCAAAGAGTTTCATACACACGAAGTATACGACGAACCCCGCAGCAAAGGAATTAATGGATGCAATCCCCCAATCAAGCCGAAATCCGACGAACGCACCGATCACGATCGCCACAAACGCCCAAATATTTATCTTGTCGTAGAGAGTCCCCGTTCCATAATCGTAATGACCCTTCTTGAGAATATAGTAATCGCATATGATAACCCCTGCCACCGGCGGTATCCCCGTACCCAAAATGCTCAGCCACGAAGTGAAATAATCTGCAAGCCCGAGGGCGCCCACGATTGTTGCGGTGATCCCGGTAACAATCACCAACTTATGCTTGGATAACGGAATTATATTAGCCAGCCCAAGGCTTGCGGTGTAAAGATTGTTATCATTTGTGGTCCACTGTGCAAGGATCAGGATGATCATCGCCGCTGCTCCGAGCCCCAGGTTGATGAACGCAACTGGCAGATCGCTTTCTCCTGTCGACAAAGATACGAAGTATCCTGCCAGGATAATGAACGAATTTGCGACGAAATATCCAAAGATTGTCCCGCCCCATGCCGTTTTTATATCTTTCGCATAGCGGGTGATATCTGCCTGAGCGGACGCTCCGCCGGCAAAAGAGCCCACGATCGCAACGATCGCCGTTCCCAATGTCATTGGGCGTGACGGCACGATCTTCATAATAACGTCAAGGCCCCCTGCCCCCTTTATGGCAAAAAGGATACCGGCCAGAGAAAGGACAGCGATCAGCGGGACCGCAATATAACTCAGAAAATTCAGTCCTTTGTAGCCGAAATACGCTGTTAGCATCATTAAGATGCCACCCCATACCGCAGCTACATATTTCGACGTGAGCAAACCTCCCCCCGGAAAAAGAGCCGCCATTGTCGAGCCGAAAAATCCGACCTGTACCGCAAACCATCCAAGCATAACGACTGCAAGCAACAAGCCGACAAATTTCGAACCCTGACGTCCAAAACTGTGCCTGGAAAGCATGGCAGAGGCAACGCCCTCTTTTGCACCTGCAGCTCCGATTGCACCGCCGTACAAGCTCAAAATGATATTCCCGATGATGATTGCGATAACGGCTGTTTTCAGATTCATGCCAAATGCAGTTGCCGCGCCCGTATAAAGACCAGACATACAGATACAAAATCCCGACTGCACAAACGCAATACTCCAAAATCCTTTTCTTTCGCTATCGGGAACCCGCCTTGTCGCATTGTCGTTTCCATCGCCATTTGCCAATGTCTTTATTTCTTTTTCAAATATTTTCGTTTTTTCCCCGTTTCTCATTCCTTCCCCCTCCTCACATAATTGTAGATTCCACTTATGCTTGGATTATAACGTTCACTCATTTTCGTTTCTATGGGAAGCGGAACAGAAATGGAAGGGGAGGCGTGTGCGATCGCACATACACAAGGAAACGAAAAGAGACTGCCTTATACTCACTCTATAGTCCGCATTAATAAAGTGTGCAGAAAGCCCCCTGGGAGAGCGTGTGAAAATTACCGGTACGACCGGTAGTTATGAATTGGGCTCCAACGGATCACTTGTTTTTCTCATTATTTACCCCGATGCTGTCTAAAATATTAAAAAGCATTAGAAAATTTAACAGATGCGGCATTTCGAAAGGCGAATATCCCAATAAGTTCAGGATCTTACTTCTCCTTTGGAGTACTGTGTTTTTATGGATATACAGTTCATTGGCGACTCGCTGGACATTGCCCTGATGGTAAAGCAAACACTTTAAGGTTTTGGCAAGGCTGGTTCCATGTTTCTCGTCGTAGGCTGAAATGGGCTGAAGAAAGCGATAACACGTTTGAAGAGTATCTTCCTTCTCTCCCAGCTCTTGAAGTTTTTGAAAAAAACAAATCTGATCGTAAAATGTGACATTATTGTCGCCATAGTGATTTCTTCCAACGACAGCGGCTTGGAACGCCTGCATGTATGCGGACGGAATTTTTGTTATCTTCTCAAATTCATTACTTACTCCAATGGATATGGAAAGATCCAAATTGGCGGTGAAGATATTTAACAGATACCTGCAGAAATCCTTGATATTAAACGTTTTGACATTACTTTTGCGGGTATCGAGAAAGACGATGACGGTATCGCTTTTTAAGACCAGCCAGTTTCTATGGTTTATCGATTTCACGTAATTTCTCGTTTGAGGCACTAACAAACGCTGGACGTACTCTTGCAGCTCTTTCTGCAGCTTTGTTTCCTTTATTCTCCACAGGGAGTTTATATTGATCAGAACGATCCTGTTGATATCGTCGATCGGCAGCATGATCTTTTTTCCTCGATCAAGGGCAATCTCTTCTGTCGAAAAATTCCAGACCAAAAGATCTGAAACGAATTCCTGTTCCGCTCTTTTCTGATAATCCGCGATTCGGTTCTGTCGACTGAACAACAGAATGCAGGATGTTTCGATCGGACAGAGAAAATCACGGTTTAAGTCTTCAGGCAATTCTTTGCAATCCGTTACGAAAATGCCGAACAGATTTTTGGAAGAACGGATAAGTACAAACAGCCTTTCTACGCCGCCGACTACCAGCTTCGCATATCCTTTTGTGCTGCAGCTATACAGAACGTGATTGAAATTTCCTTTCAAATATTGCTGTTCTTTGAACAGAATGCTTTGATCAACATCCGAAAAAATACAGTTCCCATAGATGTCGTAATAGGATATCTGCTTCCCGATCTGCTTGTTGAGATACGTAAGAATACTTTCCGTATTCTCTTCGTTCGCAATCAGATTTAGGATATCATTCCGCACGGCGCTGAAGTCATCGATTGCGGGGATGATCGTTTTATCTGAAACAAGGGAACTTAAAATCGGCGTGATGATCTCGATATAAGAAACGTTTGCCCGTGCCTGAATCAGCGGAAAACCCAGAGAATCGCATAGATCCAGTATAT includes:
- a CDS encoding cytosine permease, with amino-acid sequence MRNGEKTKIFEKEIKTLANGDGNDNATRRVPDSERKGFWSIAFVQSGFCICMSGLYTGAATAFGMNLKTAVIAIIIGNIILSLYGGAIGAAGAKEGVASAMLSRHSFGRQGSKFVGLLLAVVMLGWFAVQVGFFGSTMAALFPGGGLLTSKYVAAVWGGILMMLTAYFGYKGLNFLSYIAVPLIAVLSLAGILFAIKGAGGLDVIMKIVPSRPMTLGTAIVAIVGSFAGGASAQADITRYAKDIKTAWGGTIFGYFVANSFIILAGYFVSLSTGESDLPVAFINLGLGAAAMIILILAQWTTNDNNLYTASLGLANIIPLSKHKLVIVTGITATIVGALGLADYFTSWLSILGTGIPPVAGVIICDYYILKKGHYDYGTGTLYDKINIWAFVAIVIGAFVGFRLDWGIASINSFAAGFVVYFVCMKLFAEKRIGIVGKEFEK
- a CDS encoding leucyl aminopeptidase, which translates into the protein MPGIMDLELANASYKLMNELIKVKEGESVLITVDSVADFRPVEEMAKAAEMLGAKVMVAYHSTPKGYGALTMPYLPEPLIACVDKTDVWVEMNNQWLLYSPIWDKAVTNGRTRQVMLGGLSVEELVKCIGEIDIPAQQAFQNKLAGMTKNAKHMRITNAAGTDIAFDIDPRRPVANECDYSSPGGHFLIGQIGWAPKEDTIQGVIAFDGTISGGGDAELGLLEEPVKYVVKDGRIQEIAGGWQADVLREYYRKLNDPNMYIAAHVCYGVNPNAVLGGATTVDERIWGSTQWGFGHQGSCYSGGAPRNAVSHIDGICKDCTIYMDDLLIEENGRYIEPALAKLAAKLGK
- a CDS encoding glycerate kinase, yielding AKLVRGVDLLAKVVRLDSEIRRADVIFTGEGRIDSQTAQGKVISGLAARARAAGVPLIALVGCVRGHVGPLMSMGLTAVFPITSGPCTTSQSFQRSREDLERTASQVIRVVRGALRRQSNRRRDQAEHRRA
- a CDS encoding aminotransferase class I/II-fold pyridoxal phosphate-dependent enzyme encodes the protein MIKLAGATPVFLPCRPETAFALEPEAVRKALTPRTKAVLICTPQNPTGAVYAEDSLRNLAALACERDFYLIADEIYEKLIYDGARHFSVASVSEEVRRRTVTVNGFSKAFAMPGWRLGYMAAAGDVAKAVADIQGHMTSAPKSIAQKAALAGLTGPQDAVEAMRAEYQRRRDFACEALRAMPGVELVKPRGAFYLFPRVTALYGARRGKYRVDSSRDLADYLLEEAKIAVVFGEAFFAPGYLRLSYATSMDLLKEALRRMADALARLRR
- a CDS encoding aminotransferase class I/II-fold pyridoxal phosphate-dependent enzyme — encoded protein: MEARFAKYAAMSGIVELKRAICDKLERDNGVRYTPSEICVSTGAKQALQNVLLALCNPGDEVILPHSAESVTAR
- a CDS encoding substrate-binding periplasmic protein, which gives rise to MKKTADISNLHWRSLRQNSENNAQKGKDPVMKLKVCADLFPPYQYFDKQGNITGSDYEKVASILCESGYELDVTIADWAVISADFENGVYDVIFQIQDTPERLKKFFLSDKLRDAVTEVVTLQEELAGISAYSKLERYSVGVIDGFANGNAIDELAPECKRYFASSQELLDALDAGMVDCIVCDQGVRNYLRKQVARYRIADALTYLRPLYVMFHDRRLRDRFNEVMRQRRWFSKVAPLYGQV
- a CDS encoding PucR family transcriptional regulator encodes the protein MTLTIREALKFGGLFGSVVVAGEAGIDSPVESVSVLEIADSSISHWVEKNQLYITSFYAIWSDVEKQELVIKKLWENGCCGLVLCNVGMLLQQIDQDILDLCDSLGFPLIQARANVSYIEIITPILSSLVSDKTIIPAIDDFSAVRNDILNLIANEENTESILTYLNKQIGKQISYYDIYGNCIFSDVDQSILFKEQQYLKGNFNHVLYSCSTKGYAKLVVGGVERLFVLIRSSKNLFGIFVTDCKELPEDLNRDFLCPIETSCILLFSRQNRIADYQKRAEQEFVSDLLVWNFSTEEIALDRGKKIMLPIDDINRIVLININSLWRIKETKLQKELQEYVQRLLVPQTRNYVKSINHRNWLVLKSDTVIVFLDTRKSNVKTFNIKDFCRYLLNIFTANLDLSISIGVSNEFEKITKIPSAYMQAFQAAVVGRNHYGDNNVTFYDQICFFQKLQELGEKEDTLQTCYRFLQPISAYDEKHGTSLAKTLKCLLYHQGNVQRVANELYIHKNTVLQRRSKILNLLGYSPFEMPHLLNFLMLFNILDSIGVNNEKNK